The nucleotide window GTACCTGAACGCTTGGCCGTCGTGCCCCGTCGTAAAAATTGGATTTAGTGAATTCTACCAGCCCCAGCCCACCGACTTTGCCATGAGAAAAATCGTCATTGCCATCGACGGCTACTCTTCCTGCGGCAAGAGCACCACGGCCAAAGCCGTGGCGGCCGAGCTGGGCTACGCCTACATTGATACCGGGGCCATGTACCGGGCCGTAACGCTTTATTTGCTGGAGCGCGACATTGCCTTCGACGATTTGCCCCGCGTGGAGCAGGCTCTGCACGACATTCATATTGCCTTCAAGCGCAACCGCAAAACCGGCCGCAACGAGCTTTGCCTCGACGGCGTGATTCGGGAGGATGAAATCCGGCAGATGCGCATTTCCAACTCCGTGAGCGAAGTGTCGGTCATTCCGGCCGTGCGCCACACCCTGGTAGCTCAGCAGCAGCGCATGGGCCGCAAGCGGGGCGTGGTCATGGACGGGCGCGACATTGGCACCACCGTTTTTCCCGATGCCGAGGTCAAGATCTTTATGACTGCCGACGTGGAAACCCGGGCCCGCCGCCGACAGGAAGAGCTGGCCCTGAAAAATGAGCAGGTAGAGCTCGAAGAAATTGTCGAAAACCTGCGCAAGCGTGACTACATTGACTCGACCCGCACCGAAAGCCCCCTGCGCCGCGCCTCCGACGCCGTCTTGCTCGACACGACCCACATGATGATTGACGAGCAGGTTGATTTCGTGCTGGAGCGTGTGTCGGCCCGGCTGTTTGAGCGTAGCGTGCTGGCTATTACGGGCGGTGAGGAACGCAACGCTTCTGGAGCTGGTCTATAAAAAATAAGGGCGCGAATGTTGCTGTCAGCGCCGCGTGTTTGCTACTGAAGGAAGAGTCATGAACGTCACGATAGATAAAAATTCGGGGTATTGTTTCGGAGTTGAATTCGCTATTCAGATGGCGGAAGACGAGCTGGCGCACGAGCCGACTTTATACTGCCTGGGCGATATTGTGCACAACCGCATGGAGGTGGAGCGCCTGCACCAGCAGGGTTTGCGCATCATCGAGCGGGAGCAGCTTCAGAACCTGCACGACTGCAAGGTGCTAATCCGGGCCCACGGCGAGCCGCCGGAAACCTACGAGCTGGCGTTGCGCAACAACCTCGAGTTGATTGACGCTTCGTGCCCGGTGGTGCTCAAGCTGCAAAACCGCGTGAAGCACGCCTTCGACAGTACTACCCGCCAGAATGGGCAGATTGTCATCTACGGACAGCCCGGCCACGCCGAGGTAACCGGCCTCAACGGGCAAACCGGCAACCGCTCCATCATCGTGATGACCGAAGCCGACCTCGACCAGATTGACTTTGCCCGGCCCGTGACCCTGTTCAGCCAAACTACCAAGAGTACTGCGGGCTTCTACCACATGAAGGCGCTCATCGAACAGCGCATTGCCGCCGCCGGGGGCAGCCTGGACGCCTTCGACGCCAATGACAGTATCTGTCGGCAGGTCAGCAACCGGGAGCCCGCCCTGCGCAAATTTGCTGTGGACTACGACGTGGTGCTGTTCGTCAGCGGCCGTAAGAGCTCCAACGGCAAGGCTTTGTTCAGCGTCGTAAATCAGACGAATCCGCGCAGCTACTTTATCGAAAACGAACAGGAACTGGACGAGACCTGGCTGCAGGGCACCCACAGCGTGGGCATCTGCGGGGCTACCAGCACCCCAATGTGGCTGATGCAGCGCGTGGCCGACCGGGTTGCGCAGATTGCCGAAAGCCTGCCGGTATAGCGCCGGGGCGGAGCTAAAAACTCTGATTTCCTACTCGCAAACTTCGTTACTTGCCCGGCCGGTTTTGGCCGGGTATTTTTTTGCCTTTTACGCGCTATGAGCAGGTTTTTCAACTACTTCCTGAACGGGTTCCTCATCGTGGCGCCCATCAGCCTGACGATTTACATCCTGGTCGCCGTCTTCAACTGGCTCGACCATATGTTTGACCTGAGCTGGGACGGCAGCCACATTCCGGGTTTGGGCCTGCTCATTATCGTGGCCATGGTAACGGCCGTGGGCTTTATTGCCAAGTCGTTTATGGTGCGGCCTTTTCTGGTGCTGGCCGAGCGGATTCTGCACCGCACGCCGCTGGTAAGCATCATCTACTCCAGCCTCAAAGACCTGCTCGACGCCTTCGTGGGCGACAACCAAAAGTTCAACCAGCCCGTGCTGGTGCTCATGAACAAGGCCACGCAGTGCTACAAGATGGGCTTCGTAACCCAAACCAGCATGACCGTAATTCACCGCGAGGCGCTGATGGCCGTGTACTTTCCGCACTCCTACAACTTCTCCGGCGAGCTGGTACTCGTGCCCGCCGACAACGTGAGCTACCTCGACCTGCCCAGCAGTGACGTCATGAAATTCATTGTTTCCGGCGGCGTTTCCCGGCTCTAGCTTGAGCAGCCGATAAGCTCAAAATAGGAAGAAATGTGGGGCCCGCCACCAGCGCCGGCCGGTTTCTGCCGTACTAACGGGTCTATTCTTCCTTGACCCATGAAAACCACGCTGCATTTTCGCAAGTA belongs to Hymenobacter cellulosilyticus and includes:
- the cmk gene encoding (d)CMP kinase — its product is MRKIVIAIDGYSSCGKSTTAKAVAAELGYAYIDTGAMYRAVTLYLLERDIAFDDLPRVEQALHDIHIAFKRNRKTGRNELCLDGVIREDEIRQMRISNSVSEVSVIPAVRHTLVAQQQRMGRKRGVVMDGRDIGTTVFPDAEVKIFMTADVETRARRRQEELALKNEQVELEEIVENLRKRDYIDSTRTESPLRRASDAVLLDTTHMMIDEQVDFVLERVSARLFERSVLAITGGEERNASGAGL
- a CDS encoding 4-hydroxy-3-methylbut-2-enyl diphosphate reductase; translation: MNVTIDKNSGYCFGVEFAIQMAEDELAHEPTLYCLGDIVHNRMEVERLHQQGLRIIEREQLQNLHDCKVLIRAHGEPPETYELALRNNLELIDASCPVVLKLQNRVKHAFDSTTRQNGQIVIYGQPGHAEVTGLNGQTGNRSIIVMTEADLDQIDFARPVTLFSQTTKSTAGFYHMKALIEQRIAAAGGSLDAFDANDSICRQVSNREPALRKFAVDYDVVLFVSGRKSSNGKALFSVVNQTNPRSYFIENEQELDETWLQGTHSVGICGATSTPMWLMQRVADRVAQIAESLPV
- a CDS encoding DUF502 domain-containing protein; the encoded protein is MSRFFNYFLNGFLIVAPISLTIYILVAVFNWLDHMFDLSWDGSHIPGLGLLIIVAMVTAVGFIAKSFMVRPFLVLAERILHRTPLVSIIYSSLKDLLDAFVGDNQKFNQPVLVLMNKATQCYKMGFVTQTSMTVIHREALMAVYFPHSYNFSGELVLVPADNVSYLDLPSSDVMKFIVSGGVSRL